One window from the genome of Marinobacter sp. LV10R510-11A encodes:
- a CDS encoding FAD-dependent oxidoreductase — MKERLSNDFQFVEVGRVDPKKVPAKKRKKEFGEIYRPYTADTAASQSHRCIECGNPYCEWKCPVHNYIPNWLKLVAEGNIMKAVELCHQTNSLPEVCGRVCPQDRLCEGACTLNDGFGAVTIGSVEKYITDTAFALGWKPDVSQVKWTDKKVAVIGAGPAGLGCADVLVRNGVKPVVFDIYPEIGGLLTFGIPEFKLEKSVMTRRRQVFEEMGVEFRLSTEVGKDVQLKDILEDYDAVFMGMGTYTYMKGGFPGEGLPGVCDALPFLVSNVNRRLGFEKDAADFIDLKGKRVVVLGGGDTAMDCNRTSIRQQAQSVTCAYRRDEANMPGSRREVSNAKEEGVKFLFNRQPIAIVGEGQVEGVKVVSTELGEPDENGRRRPEVIPGSEEVIPADAVLVAFGFRPSPADWFSELAINIDDSGRVTAPELAEYGFQTSNPKIFAGGDMVRGSDLVVTAIWEGRQAAEGIMDYLDI, encoded by the coding sequence ATGAAAGAACGACTTAGTAACGATTTTCAGTTTGTGGAAGTAGGGCGGGTAGACCCGAAGAAAGTCCCGGCGAAGAAGCGCAAGAAAGAGTTTGGCGAGATCTATCGCCCGTATACCGCCGATACGGCAGCTTCTCAGTCGCACCGTTGCATTGAGTGCGGTAATCCATATTGCGAATGGAAGTGCCCGGTACACAATTACATTCCGAACTGGCTGAAATTGGTTGCTGAAGGCAACATCATGAAAGCTGTTGAGTTGTGTCATCAGACCAACTCTCTGCCTGAAGTGTGTGGCAGGGTTTGCCCACAAGACAGGTTATGTGAGGGTGCCTGCACCCTTAACGATGGCTTCGGGGCCGTTACCATTGGCTCTGTCGAGAAATACATTACCGACACGGCTTTTGCCTTGGGCTGGAAGCCGGATGTGTCGCAGGTTAAATGGACCGACAAGAAAGTAGCGGTGATCGGCGCCGGCCCCGCGGGCCTCGGCTGTGCCGATGTGCTGGTTCGCAACGGTGTAAAACCGGTGGTGTTTGATATCTATCCGGAGATTGGTGGCCTGCTAACATTCGGCATTCCCGAATTCAAACTGGAAAAATCCGTAATGACCCGGCGGCGCCAAGTCTTCGAGGAAATGGGCGTCGAGTTTCGACTGTCCACTGAGGTGGGTAAAGACGTTCAGCTGAAGGACATCCTGGAAGACTATGATGCGGTATTCATGGGCATGGGCACCTACACCTACATGAAAGGCGGCTTTCCGGGCGAAGGGCTGCCAGGGGTTTGCGATGCCCTGCCGTTCCTGGTGTCTAATGTGAACCGTCGCCTTGGCTTTGAAAAAGACGCGGCTGATTTCATTGATCTGAAAGGCAAGCGAGTGGTGGTGCTGGGCGGCGGTGATACCGCCATGGACTGCAATCGCACGTCGATTCGACAGCAGGCCCAGAGCGTAACCTGCGCCTATCGCCGCGACGAGGCCAACATGCCGGGTTCTCGTCGCGAAGTGTCGAATGCCAAGGAAGAGGGTGTTAAATTCCTTTTCAACCGTCAGCCCATTGCTATTGTCGGCGAAGGCCAGGTTGAAGGGGTAAAAGTGGTCTCGACCGAGCTTGGTGAGCCGGATGAAAACGGCCGTCGTCGCCCAGAGGTAATTCCGGGCAGCGAGGAAGTCATCCCTGCAGACGCCGTACTGGTCGCCTTCGGCTTCCGCCCGAGCCCGGCGGACTGGTTTAGCGAACTTGCGATCAATATCGACGATTCTGGCCGTGTGACCGCCCCGGAATTGGCGGAATACGGCTTCCAAACCAGCAACCCCAAGATCTTTGCAGGCGGCGATATGGTGCGCGGCTCGGATCTGGTGGTAACCGCGATTTGGGAGGGCCGTCAGGCGGCCGAGGGCATCATGGATTATCTGGATATCTGA
- the ribD gene encoding bifunctional diaminohydroxyphosphoribosylaminopyrimidine deaminase/5-amino-6-(5-phosphoribosylamino)uracil reductase RibD: MTELRERSMMARAVQLAWRGRYSTHPNPRVGCVIARGDKILGESWHERAGEGHAETRALSQAGPAARGATAYVTLEPCSHFGRTPPCARALIDAGVSRVFAATKDPNPAVSGRGLDMLREAGIRVYEGLLAEEAARLNPGFMKRMNTGRPWVRLKMAASLDGRTAMASGESQWITGDEARRDVQRLRAVSDAILTGVGTVLADDPSLTVRREELGDIGDATEPSRQPLRVIADRDARTPPSATILRGGKVQVFCASSTLATAAAQDLAALGIRLKGVTWKDNGIDVAELLDSLGELGINELLVEAGPTLAGTFISEQLVDELWLYQAPVFLGSTGRPTAHLPLETMADKIEWTVQDRRQVGEDQRLILVRR, translated from the coding sequence ATGACCGAACTCCGGGAACGGTCCATGATGGCCCGTGCCGTGCAGCTTGCATGGCGGGGCCGCTATTCAACGCACCCCAACCCGCGAGTGGGCTGTGTGATAGCCCGTGGTGACAAGATTCTAGGCGAAAGCTGGCATGAGCGAGCAGGAGAAGGCCATGCGGAGACTCGTGCGCTTAGCCAGGCGGGCCCGGCTGCCCGAGGCGCCACCGCCTATGTCACGCTTGAGCCGTGTAGTCATTTTGGCCGTACGCCGCCCTGTGCCCGGGCGCTGATTGATGCGGGCGTGTCCCGTGTATTTGCGGCCACTAAAGACCCGAACCCGGCGGTCTCTGGAAGGGGGCTGGATATGCTCCGTGAAGCCGGAATACGAGTTTACGAAGGACTCTTGGCGGAAGAAGCGGCGCGCCTGAACCCTGGGTTTATGAAGCGCATGAACACCGGCCGACCTTGGGTTAGGCTTAAAATGGCTGCCAGCCTAGACGGGCGCACCGCCATGGCCTCTGGCGAGAGCCAGTGGATCACCGGAGATGAAGCCCGCCGTGATGTTCAGCGACTAAGGGCGGTCAGTGATGCCATTCTTACCGGTGTAGGAACCGTGCTCGCAGACGATCCCTCATTAACCGTTCGCCGTGAGGAGCTCGGGGATATAGGGGATGCCACAGAACCTTCCCGGCAACCGTTACGTGTGATCGCCGACAGGGACGCCAGAACACCTCCTTCCGCAACCATTCTGCGCGGCGGTAAAGTGCAGGTGTTCTGTGCTTCGTCCACGCTTGCAACGGCCGCTGCGCAGGATCTTGCCGCACTGGGGATCCGCCTGAAGGGCGTGACTTGGAAAGATAACGGCATTGACGTAGCGGAGCTTTTGGATTCCTTGGGCGAACTGGGCATTAACGAGCTGCTGGTTGAAGCCGGGCCAACGCTGGCAGGAACCTTTATCAGCGAACAGCTTGTCGACGAGCTCTGGCTGTACCAGGCGCCGGTTTTCTTGGGCAGTACTGGCCGGCCTACGGCTCATCTACCGCTGGAGACCATGGCCGATAAGATCGAATGGACCGTACAAGACCGGCGACAGGTAGGCGAAGACCAACGTCTGATCCTGGTTCGCCGCTAA
- the radA gene encoding DNA repair protein RadA: MAKAKTAYVCTECGADYSKWQGQCTACQTWNTISEVRGVSSTAKGGRGVRFEGFAGSLSAVQSLDDVSLAEQERISTGMQEFDRVLGGGLVEGSAVLMGGHPGAGKSTLLLQAVCHLAASVPALYVTGEESLQQVAMRAKRLSLPTKDLKMLSETSVERLIQVAEAEKPRILVVDSIQVMHVADTESAPGSVSQVRESAAYLTRFAKQTGTILFLVGHVTKDGSLAGPKVLEHMIDCSILLEGSSDSRYRTLRGIKNRFGAVNELGVFAMLEQGLKEVKNPSAIFLNRGEEAAPGSVVMVVWEGTRPMLVEIQALVDMAQGGYPRRVAVGLDQNRLAMLLAVLHRHGGLHVSDQDVFVNVVGGVKVSETSADLALLAAVVSSFRDRALPQDLVIFGEVGLSGEIRPVPNGQERINEAAKHGFTRALVPKSNAPRKAIAGMKVIPVTKLSDAITALEEL; this comes from the coding sequence ATGGCAAAAGCTAAAACCGCGTATGTCTGCACCGAATGCGGTGCAGACTATTCCAAATGGCAGGGCCAGTGCACGGCCTGCCAGACCTGGAACACCATCAGCGAAGTCCGTGGCGTCAGTAGCACTGCCAAAGGCGGCCGTGGCGTGCGTTTTGAAGGTTTCGCCGGCAGCCTCTCGGCCGTCCAAAGCCTAGACGACGTAAGCCTTGCCGAGCAGGAACGTATCAGCACGGGCATGCAGGAGTTCGACCGGGTTCTTGGCGGTGGCCTTGTTGAAGGTTCCGCCGTGCTTATGGGCGGCCACCCTGGCGCCGGCAAGAGCACCCTGCTACTTCAGGCCGTTTGCCACTTGGCCGCCAGCGTTCCGGCACTGTATGTGACCGGTGAGGAATCCTTGCAGCAGGTAGCCATGCGCGCCAAACGCTTGAGTCTGCCCACCAAAGATCTAAAAATGCTCTCCGAGACCAGTGTCGAGCGGCTCATACAGGTCGCAGAAGCGGAGAAACCACGGATTTTGGTGGTAGACAGTATTCAGGTGATGCATGTGGCGGATACAGAATCTGCCCCGGGCTCAGTGTCTCAGGTTCGCGAAAGCGCGGCCTATTTGACTCGCTTTGCCAAGCAAACGGGCACCATTCTATTTCTGGTTGGCCACGTCACCAAAGACGGCAGCCTTGCCGGCCCAAAGGTGCTGGAGCATATGATTGACTGCTCCATTTTGCTGGAGGGCTCCAGTGACAGCCGTTACCGCACCCTGCGAGGCATCAAGAACCGCTTTGGGGCGGTGAATGAGTTGGGCGTATTTGCCATGCTGGAGCAGGGCTTGAAGGAAGTTAAAAACCCCAGCGCGATCTTTCTGAACCGGGGCGAAGAAGCGGCTCCGGGCAGTGTGGTTATGGTGGTCTGGGAAGGTACGCGGCCGATGCTGGTGGAGATTCAGGCGCTGGTGGATATGGCGCAGGGTGGATATCCGCGGCGTGTGGCGGTTGGCTTGGATCAAAACCGTTTGGCGATGCTTTTGGCGGTGCTGCATCGGCACGGCGGTTTGCATGTTTCGGATCAGGATGTGTTTGTGAACGTGGTTGGCGGCGTGAAGGTTAGCGAGACGAGCGCTGACTTGGCGCTGCTGGCGGCGGTCGTTTCTTCGTTCCGTGATCGTGCCCTGCCCCAAGATTTGGTGATTTTTGGGGAAGTCGGGTTATCGGGGGAGATTCGGCCGGTGCCTAATGGTCAGGAGCGGATTAATGAGGCGGCGAAGCATGGGTTTACTCGTGCCTTAGTGCCCAAATCCAACGCGCCACGTAAGGCTATTGCGGGGATGAAGGTGATTCCTGTGACCAAGCTTAGTGATGCCATTACGGCACTGGAGGAACTTTAA
- the nrdR gene encoding transcriptional regulator NrdR — protein MHCPFCGEADTKVVDSRLVAEGDQVRRRRECLSCRERLTTFESAELVMPRVVKQDGVRQPFDEEKLRSGIMKALEKRPISIEQIDAALNRIRYRLRATGEREVKSMQLGEEVMTELRQLDKVAYVRFASVYRSFQDINEFKEEIERLSATSGEVAVDVAKALAGKQSPEGKK, from the coding sequence ATGCATTGCCCTTTCTGTGGTGAAGCGGATACCAAAGTTGTTGACTCGCGCCTTGTGGCCGAGGGCGATCAGGTGCGTCGCCGTAGAGAGTGCCTTTCATGCCGTGAACGTCTGACCACCTTTGAGTCAGCCGAGCTGGTTATGCCTCGAGTGGTGAAGCAAGACGGCGTGCGACAGCCTTTTGATGAAGAAAAGTTACGCTCGGGGATTATGAAGGCTTTGGAAAAGCGCCCGATTAGTATTGAGCAGATTGATGCGGCGCTAAACCGCATCAGGTACCGCCTGCGCGCAACCGGTGAGCGTGAGGTGAAATCCATGCAGCTGGGTGAAGAGGTGATGACTGAGCTGCGTCAGCTCGATAAAGTCGCCTACGTCCGGTTTGCTTCCGTTTATCGCAGCTTTCAGGATATCAACGAATTCAAGGAAGAAATTGAGCGGCTTTCGGCGACGAGTGGCGAAGTGGCGGTTGATGTTGCAAAGGCCCTGGCGGGCAAGCAGTCGCCTGAAGGAAAAAAATGA
- the hemE gene encoding uroporphyrinogen decarboxylase → MTELKNDRLLRALMRQPVDRTPVWMMRQAGRYLPEYRATREKAGDFLSLCKNTPLACEVTLQPLKRFPLDAAILFSDILTIPDALGLGLYFETGEGPKFKHTIRSKADVDALPKIKAEVDLDYVMNAVSTIRGALNGSVPLIGFSGSPWTLATYMVEGSGSKDFREAKKLMYSEPEVMHQLLDHLADTIIDYLNGQIKAGAQAIQIFDTWGGVLSSWAYEEFSLRYMQKIVDNLIRENDGRHVPVILFTKNGGQWLESIADTGADAVGLDWTTDIGDARARVGDRVALQGNMDPTMLYAPPARIREEVGDILRRYGSGPGHIFNLGHGITPEVNPDNAKAFIEAVVELSPEYHR, encoded by the coding sequence ATGACCGAGTTGAAGAATGACCGCCTCCTGCGCGCGTTGATGCGCCAGCCTGTTGATCGTACCCCGGTATGGATGATGCGCCAGGCCGGCCGTTATCTGCCCGAGTATCGCGCTACCCGTGAAAAGGCCGGCGACTTCCTTAGCTTGTGCAAAAACACACCGCTGGCGTGTGAAGTAACCCTTCAGCCCCTTAAGCGCTTTCCGCTGGATGCCGCGATTTTGTTCTCGGATATCCTGACCATTCCGGATGCACTGGGTCTTGGGCTTTATTTTGAAACCGGGGAAGGTCCCAAGTTTAAGCACACCATTCGCTCCAAGGCGGATGTGGATGCACTGCCCAAGATTAAGGCAGAAGTCGATCTTGATTATGTGATGAACGCCGTTTCCACCATCCGTGGCGCACTCAATGGCAGCGTTCCCCTGATTGGCTTCTCCGGTAGCCCTTGGACGCTGGCAACCTATATGGTTGAAGGCAGCGGCTCCAAGGACTTCCGCGAAGCCAAAAAGCTTATGTACAGCGAGCCAGAGGTGATGCACCAACTGCTGGATCACCTTGCGGACACGATCATTGATTATCTCAACGGCCAAATTAAAGCAGGCGCCCAGGCAATTCAGATTTTTGATACTTGGGGCGGCGTGCTCAGTAGTTGGGCGTATGAAGAGTTTTCACTAAGGTACATGCAAAAAATCGTGGACAACCTGATCCGCGAGAACGATGGACGCCATGTTCCGGTGATTCTGTTCACCAAAAACGGCGGTCAGTGGCTGGAGTCTATCGCTGATACGGGAGCGGATGCCGTTGGTTTGGACTGGACCACAGATATTGGCGATGCCCGCGCGCGAGTAGGTGATCGTGTTGCCTTGCAGGGTAATATGGACCCAACCATGCTTTACGCGCCACCGGCACGTATTCGCGAAGAAGTGGGCGACATTCTGCGTCGCTACGGCTCAGGCCCAGGGCATATTTTCAACCTCGGTCACGGCATCACTCCCGAAGTGAACCCCGATAACGCCAAAGCGTTCATCGAGGCCGTTGTTGAATTGAGCCCGGAGTACCACCGCTAG
- the glyA gene encoding serine hydroxymethyltransferase — MFNRDMKIAGFDDELWNAMQAESKRQEAHIELIASENYTSPRVMEAQGSDLTNKYAEGYPGKRYYGGCEFVDIAEQLAIDRAKELFGAAYANVQPHSGSQANAAVFMALVKPGDTILGMSLAHGGHLTHGASVSFSGKMYNAVQYGINTDTGLIDYDELEAMAVEHKPKMIIAGFSAYSQELDFARFRAIADKVDAYLFVDMAHVAGLVAAGVYPDPVPHAHVITTTTHKTLRGPRGGLILACDDEALHKKLNSAVFPGSQGGPLMHVIAAKAICFKEAMSDEFKVYQKQVVKNASAMADVFVARGYDVVSGGTKNHLFLVSLIKQDITGKDADAALGRAHITVNKNAVPNDPRSPFVTSGLRLGTPAITTRGFGEVECRELAGWICDILDNLDDEAVNDRVRGQVEALCARFPVYG; from the coding sequence ATGTTTAATCGTGATATGAAAATCGCCGGTTTTGACGACGAACTCTGGAACGCAATGCAGGCGGAAAGCAAGCGTCAGGAGGCTCATATTGAGCTGATTGCATCCGAGAACTACACCAGCCCACGGGTTATGGAAGCCCAAGGCAGCGATCTTACCAACAAGTACGCTGAGGGCTACCCCGGTAAGCGTTACTACGGTGGTTGCGAGTTCGTGGATATCGCCGAGCAACTGGCTATCGATCGCGCCAAGGAGCTGTTCGGTGCTGCCTATGCCAACGTACAGCCGCACTCGGGCTCGCAAGCTAACGCAGCCGTGTTCATGGCACTGGTTAAGCCGGGTGATACAATTCTGGGGATGAGCCTGGCCCATGGTGGTCACTTAACCCACGGTGCGAGCGTAAGCTTTTCCGGCAAAATGTATAACGCAGTGCAGTACGGTATCAACACCGACACCGGCCTTATTGATTACGATGAGCTGGAAGCCATGGCGGTTGAACACAAGCCGAAAATGATCATTGCCGGTTTCTCTGCCTATTCACAGGAGCTGGATTTTGCCCGCTTCCGCGCCATTGCAGACAAGGTTGATGCCTACCTGTTTGTAGACATGGCTCACGTAGCCGGTCTGGTTGCGGCTGGCGTGTATCCCGACCCGGTACCCCACGCCCACGTGATAACCACCACCACGCACAAAACACTGCGCGGCCCCCGTGGCGGCCTGATTCTGGCTTGCGACGATGAAGCACTGCACAAAAAGCTGAACTCAGCTGTGTTCCCAGGCAGCCAGGGCGGCCCGTTGATGCACGTAATTGCTGCCAAGGCGATCTGCTTCAAAGAAGCCATGAGCGATGAGTTCAAGGTTTACCAGAAACAGGTGGTTAAGAATGCCTCAGCCATGGCTGATGTGTTTGTGGCTCGCGGCTACGATGTGGTTTCTGGCGGCACCAAAAACCATTTGTTCCTGGTTAGCCTGATCAAGCAGGACATCACGGGTAAAGATGCCGATGCGGCTCTGGGCCGCGCGCACATTACGGTGAACAAGAACGCGGTTCCCAACGACCCGCGCTCGCCGTTTGTCACATCTGGCTTGCGTCTTGGTACGCCTGCGATTACCACGCGAGGTTTTGGCGAGGTTGAATGCCGTGAACTGGCGGGATGGATCTGCGATATCCTTGATAACCTAGACGATGAGGCCGTTAATGACCGTGTTCGCGGGCAGGTGGAAGCCCTGTGCGCGCGTTTCCCGGTTTACGGCTAA
- the ribBA gene encoding bifunctional 3,4-dihydroxy-2-butanone-4-phosphate synthase/GTP cyclohydrolase II produces MALNKVEEIVEDIRQGKMVILMDDEDRENEGDLVMAAEHCSADDINFMARFGRGLICMPMTRDRCDQLGLPLMVQQNASGFGTKFTLSIEAATGVTTGISAADRARTVQAAVARNAKASDLVQPGHIFPLMSDPGGVLSRAGHTEASCDLASLAGCEPAGVICEVMNDDGSMARREDLERFAQEHSLKIGTIADLIHYRTTHERTVECVEENQLDTEYGEFKLRTYRDIIQGSTHLAMVFGEIPVDAPVHVRVHITDTLRDLLGARRKDSRSWPLHHALEKVAAEGCGVVVLLNSAEDSYDLEDRIQEFFDQGQRPAGKGSSGVYFTVGTGSQILRDLGVSKMRLLSPPVKYSAISGFDLEVVEYIPYTPD; encoded by the coding sequence ATGGCACTGAACAAGGTTGAAGAAATCGTTGAGGACATCCGCCAGGGTAAGATGGTAATCCTGATGGATGATGAAGACCGGGAGAACGAAGGCGACCTGGTGATGGCTGCTGAGCATTGCTCTGCCGACGACATCAACTTCATGGCGCGCTTTGGCCGCGGTCTCATCTGCATGCCCATGACTCGTGATCGTTGTGATCAGCTGGGCCTGCCGTTAATGGTGCAACAGAATGCGTCGGGCTTTGGTACCAAGTTTACGCTGTCCATTGAAGCGGCTACCGGCGTGACTACCGGGATTTCAGCGGCGGATCGCGCCCGCACCGTGCAGGCAGCGGTAGCCCGTAACGCCAAGGCGTCGGACCTGGTTCAGCCGGGGCATATTTTCCCTTTGATGTCTGATCCAGGCGGTGTACTTAGCCGCGCAGGCCACACAGAAGCATCCTGTGACCTTGCCTCTCTGGCTGGTTGCGAGCCGGCGGGCGTTATCTGTGAAGTGATGAACGATGATGGCTCTATGGCACGTCGGGAAGATCTTGAGCGCTTTGCGCAAGAGCACAGCCTCAAAATCGGCACCATTGCTGACCTGATTCACTATCGCACCACCCATGAGCGCACCGTTGAGTGTGTTGAAGAGAATCAGCTAGACACTGAGTACGGTGAGTTCAAGCTGCGCACCTACCGGGATATTATCCAGGGCTCTACGCACCTGGCCATGGTATTTGGTGAGATCCCGGTAGATGCGCCGGTGCACGTACGCGTTCATATTACCGATACGCTTCGGGATCTGCTTGGGGCGCGTCGCAAGGATTCCCGCAGCTGGCCGCTGCACCATGCGCTTGAGAAAGTAGCAGCAGAAGGCTGTGGTGTTGTGGTTCTGCTCAACAGCGCTGAAGACAGCTACGACCTGGAAGACCGTATTCAGGAGTTCTTTGATCAGGGGCAGAGGCCTGCTGGCAAAGGCAGTTCCGGTGTTTATTTCACCGTGGGCACTGGCTCCCAGATTCTGCGGGACCTAGGCGTAAGCAAGATGCGCTTGCTTAGCCCGCCCGTAAAATACTCAGCAATTTCTGGATTTGATCTGGAAGTGGTGGAGTATATTCCTTACACCCCAGACTGA